The following proteins come from a genomic window of Micromonospora zamorensis:
- a CDS encoding nitronate monooxygenase, with product MSVLSTLRHPIVAAPMAGGPSTPALAAAVSAAGGLGFLAAGMIDTGRLVADVAEVRARTDRPFGVNLFLPDPGGVDEAAIQAYAQRLAPLAAERGVSLGAPVGGDDAYPEKLAALLADPVPVVSFVFGLPDRAVVAALRERGTEVWATVTRPDAATAAAGLGVDAVVVQGTEAGGHRGGLPDDDDYALLPLLRLVAAGCDLPLVAAGGIVDGPAVAAVLAAGAAAAQLGTAFLRCPEAGSSPMHRAAVAGAAPTALTRSFSGKRARGVANDFLRQHDAAAPIGYPQVLHLTRPLLAAARRDGDASVANLWAGQAHPLARDLPAAEVVTEVSAGARAALAAVLERSTRWG from the coding sequence ATGTCCGTGCTGTCCACGTTGCGTCACCCGATCGTCGCCGCCCCGATGGCCGGCGGCCCGTCCACGCCGGCGCTCGCGGCAGCCGTCTCCGCGGCCGGTGGGCTGGGCTTCCTGGCCGCCGGGATGATCGACACCGGCCGGCTGGTCGCGGACGTCGCCGAGGTTCGTGCGCGCACCGACCGGCCGTTCGGCGTCAACCTCTTCCTGCCCGACCCCGGCGGCGTCGACGAGGCCGCCATCCAGGCGTACGCGCAACGGCTCGCCCCGCTGGCCGCCGAGCGCGGGGTGAGCCTGGGCGCACCGGTGGGCGGCGACGACGCGTACCCGGAAAAGCTGGCCGCGCTGCTCGCGGACCCGGTGCCGGTCGTGTCCTTCGTGTTCGGGCTGCCCGATCGGGCGGTGGTGGCCGCCCTGCGCGAGCGGGGCACCGAGGTGTGGGCCACGGTCACCCGCCCGGACGCCGCGACGGCCGCCGCGGGCCTGGGGGTGGACGCGGTGGTGGTGCAGGGCACCGAGGCCGGTGGGCATCGTGGCGGCCTGCCGGACGACGACGACTACGCGTTGCTTCCGTTGCTCCGCCTGGTCGCCGCTGGTTGCGACCTGCCGCTGGTGGCGGCGGGCGGCATCGTCGACGGCCCCGCGGTGGCCGCCGTGCTGGCTGCCGGCGCCGCCGCCGCGCAGCTCGGCACGGCGTTCCTGCGCTGCCCGGAGGCGGGCAGCTCGCCGATGCACCGGGCGGCGGTGGCCGGTGCCGCGCCGACCGCGTTGACCCGGTCGTTCAGCGGCAAGCGGGCCCGTGGCGTGGCCAACGACTTCCTGCGTCAGCACGACGCGGCAGCGCCGATTGGCTACCCCCAGGTGCTGCACCTGACGCGTCCGCTGCTCGCCGCCGCCCGCCGCGACGGGGACGCGTCGGTCGCCAACCTGTGGGCCGGGCAGGCGCACCCGCTGGCCCGGGACCTGCCGGCGGCCGAAGTGGTCACCGAGGTGAGCGCCGGGGCGCGGGCGGCGCTCGCCGCAGTGCTCGAGCGGTCGACCCGCTGGGGATGA
- a CDS encoding cellulose binding domain-containing protein — MIEIGAQVELSHPPDRVWLALTDRQLLGRWFADADTVEGVPDRLLLHTAGLPGFEANVEVEVTERREPELLVLACDEAGRLSELTCAVTATRQGCRLEIREVTTHGAWSAEQHDPREQQLRQALTVRLPAILDWLAFQQVDLRRGDGGMTAELPLVGVSGGPSRARRRRRQVAAALVGVVAVGGVAAWVALPAGSEQRAAPPATPSPSPSATPVEVAATPRPTTSVRPSRTAASPTVRPSRSPSAKPSLTLTSAPPPPPPLTASYDTDSSRLFGYTGEVVLGNRAATAVDGWVVVVSLADGSTVDDVDGADWRQNGRSVTFTGAAVPAGGSQTFRFDVRDNRPKAREPETCTVDGNPCAGL; from the coding sequence GTGATCGAGATCGGTGCGCAGGTCGAGCTGTCCCACCCACCCGACCGGGTCTGGCTCGCACTGACCGATCGGCAGCTGCTCGGCCGGTGGTTCGCCGACGCCGACACGGTGGAGGGCGTACCGGACCGGCTGTTGCTGCACACGGCCGGGTTGCCCGGCTTCGAGGCCAACGTCGAGGTCGAGGTGACCGAGCGGCGGGAGCCGGAACTCCTCGTCCTGGCCTGCGACGAGGCCGGCCGGCTCAGCGAGCTGACCTGTGCGGTCACCGCCACCAGGCAGGGCTGTCGGCTGGAGATTCGGGAGGTCACCACGCACGGCGCGTGGTCCGCCGAACAGCACGATCCACGCGAGCAGCAACTCCGGCAGGCGCTGACCGTACGGTTGCCGGCGATCCTCGACTGGCTCGCCTTCCAGCAGGTCGATCTGCGCCGCGGCGACGGCGGGATGACGGCGGAACTGCCGTTGGTCGGCGTGTCGGGTGGGCCCTCCCGTGCCCGTCGCCGTCGCCGGCAGGTGGCCGCCGCGCTGGTCGGGGTGGTGGCCGTCGGAGGGGTGGCGGCGTGGGTGGCGCTTCCGGCCGGATCGGAGCAGCGCGCCGCGCCGCCCGCGACCCCGTCGCCGTCGCCGTCCGCGACACCCGTCGAGGTCGCCGCCACGCCGCGGCCGACGACCTCGGTACGCCCCTCGCGAACGGCCGCGTCGCCGACCGTCCGCCCGAGCCGGAGCCCGTCGGCGAAGCCCTCGCTGACCCTCACGTCGGCGCCGCCGCCCCCACCGCCGCTGACGGCCAGCTACGACACCGACTCCAGCCGCCTGTTCGGCTACACCGGCGAAGTGGTGCTCGGCAACCGCGCCGCCACCGCCGTGGACGGCTGGGTGGTGGTGGTCAGCCTCGCCGACGGCAGCACCGTGGACGACGTCGACGGCGCGGACTGGCGACAGAACGGGCGGTCGGTCACCTTCACCGGGGCGGCCGTGCCCGCCGGTGGGTCGCAGACGTTCCGCTTCGACGTACGCGACAACCGGCCGAAGGCCCGGGAACCGGAGACCTGCACGGTGGACGGTAACCCCTGCGCCGGCCTCTGA
- a CDS encoding CG0192-related protein, translating to MALLHRATLRPTKLDLLAAWLPSQPWFLGPTDVAGELAGVTGGLTGADVVSRGAYRFDDPADEVGIETMLVGTADGPVHQVPLTYRSAPLDGADDWLVGTTEHSVLGTRWVYDGCADPVYAAALAHAILAGGGQAEQYFEVDGRREVRESTVTIAVSGAGDADAASVGAVRRVVDEDNTTIVTDSADLVVVRRPGAGDATGPTLLGSWNGQPTSVPLAYARTR from the coding sequence ATGGCACTGCTGCACCGGGCCACGCTGCGCCCCACGAAGCTCGACCTGCTGGCGGCCTGGCTGCCCAGCCAACCCTGGTTCCTCGGGCCGACCGACGTCGCTGGCGAACTGGCCGGCGTTACCGGCGGCCTGACCGGCGCCGATGTGGTGAGTCGGGGCGCGTACCGCTTCGACGACCCGGCCGACGAGGTCGGCATCGAGACGATGCTGGTCGGCACCGCCGACGGGCCGGTCCACCAGGTCCCGCTCACCTACCGCTCCGCGCCCCTCGACGGTGCCGACGACTGGCTGGTCGGCACCACCGAGCACTCGGTGCTCGGCACGCGCTGGGTGTACGACGGCTGCGCGGACCCGGTCTACGCCGCCGCGCTCGCCCACGCGATCCTCGCCGGTGGTGGCCAGGCGGAGCAGTACTTCGAGGTGGACGGTCGGCGTGAGGTGCGTGAGTCGACCGTGACGATCGCCGTCAGCGGCGCCGGGGACGCCGACGCGGCGTCGGTGGGCGCCGTGCGTCGGGTGGTCGACGAGGACAACACCACCATCGTCACCGACTCCGCCGACCTGGTCGTCGTCCGTCGGCCGGGCGCGGGCGACGCCACCGGGCCCACCCTGCTCGGCAGTTGGAACGGGCAGCCGACGAGCGTGCCGCTGGCGTACGCCAGAACGCGGTGA
- a CDS encoding glycosyl hydrolase family 28-related protein has translation MFRSLMPARGRPGRPGGTAVALAAGLAVLVAGPTVATASPSASAGAQPVVTRAALDPALVAGRGADVDFVEQEAENARTTGEVIGPDRSAYTLPAEASGRRAVRLTPGEYVEFVLPSAANGITVRYSIPDAPQGGGITAPLRVAVNGKHVRTMTLTSQYSWLYNQYPFTNDPQAGLLHPDWWITECQCVPSATTPAPSISTPFRPGQFYDEQRLLLGRTYRAGDKIRLTAPPGSAAAWTVIDLLDSELVAPPHVRLLAANVLAFGADPTGRRDSADALDRAIAFARRTHLKVYIPPGTYQVNRHITVDDVTIEGAGNWHTIIKGREVALPTPAPDGSVHTGVGFYGRDAADGGSRNVHLSGFAIEGDVRERIDTDQVNAIGGAMSDSTIDGLYLHHTKVGVWFDGPMRNVRVTNNIIVDQIADALNFHTGVTDSVVAHNFVRNTGDDGLAMWSEKTANARNTFDHNTVQSPTLANGIAIYGGTDTTVSHNLVADPVREGSAIHAGSRFGAEPFTGHLRFTNNTTARAGTYELNWNIGLGAIWIFALDRSIDADVQVTGDAYLDSTYNAIMLVSDWPVKDLYSISNVRFRDVRVDGTGTSVLSARTAGSASFANVDARNVGAVGVNNCGSFHFTPAGSEFTLTDLGGNDGGWLAPWLLPNTITCDDRPPVSPPPPPAHW, from the coding sequence ATGTTTCGCAGCCTCATGCCGGCGCGGGGACGCCCCGGCCGGCCCGGCGGCACCGCTGTCGCGCTCGCGGCCGGCCTCGCCGTACTGGTCGCCGGGCCCACAGTGGCCACCGCCAGTCCATCCGCGTCCGCCGGCGCCCAGCCGGTCGTCACCCGGGCCGCTCTCGACCCGGCGTTGGTCGCCGGGCGCGGCGCGGACGTCGACTTCGTCGAGCAGGAGGCGGAAAACGCCCGCACCACCGGCGAGGTCATCGGCCCCGACCGGTCCGCCTACACCCTGCCCGCGGAGGCCTCCGGCCGCCGGGCGGTCCGGCTCACCCCCGGCGAGTACGTGGAGTTCGTCCTGCCCAGCGCGGCCAACGGGATCACCGTGCGGTACAGCATCCCGGACGCGCCGCAGGGCGGCGGGATCACCGCTCCGTTGCGGGTCGCGGTCAACGGCAAGCACGTGCGCACCATGACGCTCACGTCGCAGTACTCGTGGCTCTACAACCAGTACCCGTTCACCAACGACCCACAGGCCGGGCTGCTGCACCCGGACTGGTGGATCACCGAGTGCCAGTGCGTGCCGTCGGCCACCACGCCGGCCCCGAGCATCAGCACGCCGTTCCGGCCCGGCCAGTTCTACGACGAGCAGCGGCTCCTGCTCGGCCGCACCTACCGGGCCGGCGACAAGATCCGGCTCACCGCGCCGCCCGGCAGTGCCGCCGCCTGGACCGTCATCGACCTGCTCGACTCCGAGTTGGTCGCGCCGCCGCACGTCCGGCTGCTCGCGGCGAACGTGCTGGCCTTCGGGGCCGATCCCACCGGCCGGCGGGACTCCGCCGACGCGCTGGACCGGGCCATCGCCTTCGCCAGGCGCACCCACCTCAAGGTCTACATCCCGCCGGGCACCTACCAGGTCAACCGGCACATCACCGTCGACGACGTGACCATCGAGGGCGCCGGCAACTGGCACACCATCATCAAGGGCCGTGAGGTCGCCCTGCCGACCCCCGCACCGGACGGCTCGGTGCACACCGGCGTCGGGTTCTACGGCCGCGACGCCGCCGACGGCGGCAGCCGCAACGTCCACCTCTCCGGCTTCGCGATCGAGGGAGACGTCCGGGAACGCATCGACACCGACCAGGTCAACGCGATCGGTGGCGCGATGAGCGACTCGACCATCGACGGGCTCTACCTGCACCACACCAAGGTGGGCGTGTGGTTCGACGGGCCGATGCGCAACGTCCGGGTCACCAACAACATCATCGTCGACCAGATCGCCGACGCGCTCAACTTCCACACTGGTGTGACCGACTCTGTCGTGGCCCACAACTTCGTCCGCAACACCGGCGACGACGGCCTGGCGATGTGGTCGGAGAAGACGGCGAACGCGCGCAACACGTTCGACCACAACACCGTGCAGTCACCGACGCTGGCCAACGGCATCGCCATCTACGGCGGCACGGACACCACCGTCTCGCACAACCTCGTCGCCGACCCGGTCCGCGAGGGCAGCGCCATCCACGCGGGTTCCCGCTTCGGCGCGGAGCCGTTCACCGGGCACCTGCGGTTCACCAACAACACCACCGCCCGCGCCGGCACGTACGAGCTGAACTGGAACATCGGGCTGGGCGCGATCTGGATCTTCGCCCTGGACCGGAGCATCGACGCGGACGTCCAGGTGACCGGTGACGCGTACCTCGACAGCACGTACAACGCGATCATGCTGGTCAGCGACTGGCCGGTGAAGGACCTCTACTCGATCAGCAACGTGCGGTTCCGGGACGTCCGGGTCGACGGCACCGGCACCTCGGTCCTCAGCGCCCGTACGGCGGGGTCCGCCTCGTTCGCCAACGTGGACGCCCGCAACGTGGGCGCTGTCGGCGTCAACAACTGCGGTTCGTTCCACTTCACCCCGGCCGGTTCGGAGTTCACACTGACCGACCTCGGCGGCAACGACGGCGGTTGGCTCGCCCCGTGGCTGCTGCCCAACACCATCACCTGCGACGACCGGCCACCCGTGTCGCCGCCCCCGCCTCCGGCGCACTGGTGA